In one Arenibacter antarcticus genomic region, the following are encoded:
- a CDS encoding helix-hairpin-helix domain-containing protein yields MSRKSIKSHFSFNKQERNGIFFLLFIILFLQLLYYVWATNSPTLHQPQLKFDPEVQWRMEQLKIAFTQQDSVVIYDFNPNFITDYKGYVLGMSPIEIDRLHSFRAERKFVNSTQEFQEVTLVSDSLLKVLSPYFKFPDWTQKPKRTINNKERQSSENKLEGAIYVGGKEVKVPKVGLEFKNINLATAADLRTISGVGEILSNRVIKFRDRLGGFVVEEQLEHVYGLEKEVVLKVWERFRIVDAPRIVKININDASAAELVKLVYINYKLANRIVAFREFNGVISSFEELLDLEDFPSEKIDIIQLYLQL; encoded by the coding sequence GTGAGCAGAAAATCAATAAAATCCCATTTCAGTTTTAATAAACAAGAACGAAATGGGATTTTCTTTTTGTTATTTATCATACTTTTTCTACAATTGTTGTATTATGTTTGGGCTACTAATTCTCCAACGCTTCACCAGCCACAACTAAAGTTTGATCCCGAAGTTCAGTGGAGAATGGAGCAGCTTAAGATAGCGTTTACTCAGCAGGATTCGGTAGTCATTTACGACTTTAACCCCAACTTCATTACAGATTATAAAGGATATGTATTGGGAATGTCGCCTATCGAAATAGATAGGCTGCACAGCTTTAGAGCCGAAAGGAAATTTGTGAATTCCACCCAAGAATTCCAAGAGGTAACCTTGGTCTCGGATTCATTATTAAAAGTATTGTCGCCCTATTTTAAATTTCCCGATTGGACACAAAAGCCCAAACGAACAATAAATAATAAAGAGAGACAATCTTCAGAAAATAAGTTAGAAGGCGCAATATATGTTGGTGGAAAGGAGGTTAAAGTGCCTAAAGTGGGTTTGGAGTTTAAGAATATTAACCTAGCAACAGCGGCAGATTTAAGGACAATTTCAGGGGTTGGTGAAATATTGTCTAACCGTGTTATAAAATTTAGGGATCGCCTTGGAGGATTTGTAGTGGAAGAACAATTGGAGCATGTTTATGGTTTGGAAAAGGAGGTTGTCTTAAAGGTGTGGGAGCGGTTTAGGATTGTGGATGCACCGAGGATAGTCAAGATAAATATAAATGATGCCTCTGCTGCAGAATTGGTGAAACTAGTGTATATAAATTATAAGTTGGCCAATAGGATAGTTGCTTTTAGGGAGTTTAATGGGGTCATTTCTTCATTCGAGGAATTGTTAGATTTAGAGGATTTCCCTTCCGAAAAAATAGATATAATTCAGTTATATTTGCAATTATAA
- a CDS encoding amino acid carrier protein yields the protein MKKNLAFIISLFSLTVFSQELLVKETLLNPSVNINDGVIKLEVEGGTPPYQYKWSNQATALTSNQAVGLVEGLAYTVKITDAKGLTITKEYKVPSEAITEVFNGVMTPAVSALGSILFWDPFAAIGIYDPVVHADVKLIGVPNWSPELKDKFMLKKWLLPEGHKVKKGDKIAIVSRNSGAVDTIIAPVAGELQYLAKEGKVVYNSENIEHVIEQGAHFLASIKYDEPVAILHPNGDAQEKAIPFIVIWLVIGAFFFTIRMGFINFRGFRHSLDLARGKYDDPDAPGQVTHFQALATAVSGTVGLGNIAGVGVAISLGGAGATFWMIVCGLLGMSSKFVECTLGVKYRDILPDGRVFGGPMNYLRYGLEKRNMKGLGKVLAGLFAVLAVGASFGGGNMFQANQSFEQLSGQFPALQGMGFWFGIITAILVGVVIIGGISSIAKVTGKVVPIMASIYIVAAMAVIIMNIENIGPAFTAIFDGAFSPSALKGGVIGVLIVGFQRAAFSNEAGVGSAAIAHSTAKTNHPPSEGFVALLEPFIDTVVVCTLTALVLIFTGMHEVGGLGGAQLTSDAFASQISWFPYVLALAVFLFAFSTMISWSYYGMRAWTYLFGKSKKVEFVYKMLFLVFVVIGASVSLGAVLDFSDMMILAMSFPNIIGLYIMSGEVKTDLKGYLIKLKSNQLYKKQKA from the coding sequence ATGAAGAAAAACCTAGCTTTTATTATCTCCCTATTTTCTCTTACCGTCTTTTCGCAAGAATTATTAGTAAAGGAAACACTTTTAAATCCCTCAGTAAATATCAATGATGGGGTTATTAAATTAGAAGTGGAAGGAGGTACCCCGCCCTATCAATATAAATGGAGCAACCAAGCAACAGCATTAACCTCTAACCAGGCGGTTGGACTGGTGGAGGGATTGGCCTATACGGTCAAGATTACGGATGCTAAAGGGTTGACCATAACCAAGGAGTATAAGGTGCCATCGGAGGCTATAACTGAAGTGTTTAATGGGGTTATGACCCCGGCTGTTAGTGCATTGGGATCCATTCTTTTTTGGGACCCCTTTGCTGCAATCGGCATTTACGACCCAGTAGTCCATGCAGACGTAAAACTGATAGGAGTACCCAATTGGTCTCCTGAGTTGAAGGATAAGTTTATGTTGAAGAAATGGTTGCTGCCCGAAGGCCATAAAGTGAAAAAGGGAGATAAAATAGCTATTGTGTCTCGTAACAGTGGTGCAGTTGATACCATAATCGCCCCGGTGGCGGGAGAACTCCAGTATCTTGCTAAGGAAGGTAAAGTAGTCTATAATTCTGAAAATATTGAACATGTTATAGAGCAAGGAGCACATTTTTTGGCCAGTATAAAGTATGATGAACCTGTTGCCATTTTACACCCTAATGGAGATGCACAAGAGAAAGCAATCCCATTTATTGTGATCTGGTTGGTTATTGGTGCTTTCTTTTTCACCATTAGAATGGGCTTTATCAATTTTAGGGGGTTTAGGCACTCCCTAGATCTTGCTAGAGGAAAATATGATGATCCCGATGCTCCCGGTCAAGTAACCCATTTTCAAGCATTGGCCACTGCGGTATCAGGTACAGTAGGTCTTGGTAATATTGCGGGGGTTGGGGTTGCTATTTCATTAGGGGGAGCCGGAGCTACCTTTTGGATGATTGTTTGTGGCTTACTGGGAATGTCATCAAAATTTGTAGAATGTACCTTAGGAGTAAAATATAGAGATATTCTTCCTGACGGAAGGGTTTTTGGTGGACCTATGAACTATTTGAGATATGGTCTGGAAAAGAGGAATATGAAGGGGTTAGGGAAGGTGTTGGCAGGATTATTTGCTGTATTGGCGGTTGGAGCCTCCTTTGGTGGAGGTAATATGTTTCAGGCCAATCAGTCCTTTGAGCAGCTTTCAGGGCAATTTCCCGCCTTACAGGGGATGGGGTTTTGGTTCGGAATTATTACTGCGATATTGGTAGGGGTAGTGATTATTGGAGGTATTAGTAGTATAGCCAAGGTGACCGGTAAAGTTGTGCCTATTATGGCATCTATCTATATTGTAGCAGCTATGGCCGTTATCATAATGAATATAGAAAATATAGGTCCGGCATTTACTGCCATTTTTGATGGGGCATTTAGTCCCAGTGCTCTAAAAGGTGGGGTGATCGGAGTGTTGATAGTTGGATTCCAAAGAGCTGCTTTCTCGAATGAGGCAGGAGTGGGGTCCGCTGCAATTGCTCATAGTACGGCCAAGACAAATCATCCTCCTTCAGAAGGGTTTGTTGCGCTATTGGAACCGTTTATAGATACTGTGGTTGTTTGTACCTTGACCGCGTTGGTGTTAATTTTTACAGGTATGCACGAAGTGGGCGGCTTAGGTGGCGCACAGTTGACCTCTGATGCCTTTGCAAGTCAAATCTCATGGTTCCCCTATGTGTTGGCCCTCGCAGTATTCCTGTTTGCTTTTTCAACTATGATATCCTGGTCGTATTACGGGATGAGGGCGTGGACCTATCTTTTTGGGAAAAGCAAAAAGGTGGAGTTTGTGTATAAAATGTTGTTCTTAGTTTTTGTGGTTATCGGGGCTTCCGTTAGTTTGGGGGCTGTGTTGGACTTTTCCGACATGATGATCTTGGCAATGTCGTTTCCTAATATAATAGGCTTATACATTATGTCCGGAGAGGTGAAAACTGATCTTAAGGGCTATTTAATTAAACTGAAGTCGAACCAATTGTACAAAAAGCAAAAGGCCTAG
- a CDS encoding tyrosine-type recombinase/integrase — protein MSIASFISYLSLEKNYSPHTVLAYEKDILDFKDFSTLQFGLTDIDEASYGLIRTWIISLVESGISNRSVNRKVASLKAYYKFLLGLEKLTINPLAKHKALKIPKKVEVPFSELEMERVLGQVNYGNTFKGKRDKLIIELLYATGIRRAELINLKMKDVDLDGNTIKVLGKRSKERIVPLLELVKQSFLEYEVVRNELNAIQDEAYVFLSSKGNKIYETLVYRVINRYFSEVSTKVKKSPHILRHTFATHLLNKGADLNAVKELLGHSSLASTQVYIHNSIAELKKVHFSAHPRNKKL, from the coding sequence ATGTCCATAGCATCCTTTATATCTTATTTGTCCCTGGAGAAAAATTACTCTCCCCATACGGTTCTCGCCTATGAGAAGGATATTCTTGATTTTAAAGATTTCTCAACACTTCAATTTGGTTTAACTGATATTGATGAGGCTTCCTATGGATTAATAAGAACTTGGATCATATCGTTGGTGGAATCTGGTATTTCTAATAGGTCGGTCAACCGGAAGGTGGCTTCCTTAAAAGCGTATTACAAGTTTCTTTTAGGATTGGAGAAATTAACTATTAATCCCTTGGCAAAGCACAAGGCTTTAAAAATTCCCAAAAAAGTTGAAGTGCCATTTTCTGAATTGGAAATGGAACGGGTGTTGGGGCAGGTGAACTACGGGAATACGTTTAAGGGAAAGCGGGATAAGTTGATAATAGAATTGTTGTATGCCACAGGAATCAGGAGGGCGGAGCTAATCAATCTGAAGATGAAGGATGTTGACTTGGACGGGAACACTATTAAAGTGCTGGGAAAGAGAAGCAAGGAGCGAATAGTGCCGCTTCTGGAGTTGGTGAAACAATCGTTTCTGGAGTATGAGGTAGTGCGTAATGAGTTAAATGCAATTCAAGATGAGGCGTATGTTTTTCTTTCTTCCAAGGGGAATAAAATATACGAAACGCTTGTTTATAGAGTTATAAATAGGTATTTTAGTGAGGTGTCTACGAAGGTAAAAAAAAGTCCGCATATTTTGCGACACACCTTTGCGACGCATTTATTAAACAAAGGAGCGGATTTAAATGCTGTCAAAGAATTGTTGGGTCATTCTAGTCTGGCTTCTACTCAGGTTTATATCCACAATAGTATAGCGGAATTGAAAAAAGTTCATTTCAGTGCTCATCCTAGGAATAAGAAATTGTAG
- the hpf gene encoding ribosome hibernation-promoting factor, HPF/YfiA family yields the protein MKVNTQSVNFTADGKLIDFVQSRLNKMEQFYDKVISSDVYLKVENTSAKENKIVEIKVLVPRDKFVVKKQCKSFEEAIDTACSSLERQLVKRKEKIRLNA from the coding sequence ATGAAAGTAAACACGCAATCGGTAAATTTTACAGCTGATGGTAAACTAATTGATTTTGTTCAGTCCAGATTAAATAAAATGGAACAGTTTTATGATAAGGTAATTAGTTCGGATGTGTATCTTAAGGTGGAGAACACAAGTGCAAAGGAAAATAAAATCGTGGAAATCAAGGTATTGGTTCCTCGAGATAAGTTTGTAGTAAAGAAACAATGCAAGTCTTTTGAAGAGGCGATCGATACCGCTTGTAGTTCGCTGGAGCGACAATTGGTGAAGCGAAAGGAAAAAATACGGCTAAACGCATAA
- a CDS encoding sodium-dependent transporter — protein sequence MAKSTESWGSRVGLILAMAGNAVGLGNFLRFPIQAVENGGGAFIIPYLVCFLLMGIPLLFIEWSSGRYGGRFGNHSTPYILDSMVKGRALKYIGVFGIFTNLAIVAYYSYIESWTMSYVYHSLKGTFSGMSQGEVAGFFNSYVDVTHSTTGIPYEAVVFFVLCLAFNTFILSKGIRGVEKVAKIGMPLLILFGILLAIRGYTLGTSGASDLFPNANAWDGLNFLWTPQYDSLLNPKVWLAAAGQIFFTLSVGLGTIHCYASYVRSKDDIALNSVTAGFMNGFVEVVIGSAIVIPIAAGYLGLDWVMNNAGFGMAFQTMPYLFQQWGPVLAAVAGVMWFGLLFFSGITSSLAMGTPWLGFMRDEFGWSNTKGAWSFGVMALILGLPTVFFYQEGVFDDYDYWAGTVSLVFFAFFEVILYSWVFGIDKGWREINLGADIKVPTIYKYVIKYVTPLLLGWVFFASIPSMFDKLTHQDTFNRSSFADVYYAENFDRTGTAIGTVEEVGARYIKFSFENTRKRFDKDSNMALYEEFIDAKEYAFSEDQKATVVVGDQIKPGDVIAEGNFINNVFYKNIGRSILVCLFLFISLLVYLAYNKRLKEGRATL from the coding sequence ATGGCAAAATCAACGGAATCTTGGGGCTCGCGTGTGGGGCTTATTTTGGCAATGGCCGGGAACGCAGTAGGATTGGGGAATTTTTTAAGATTTCCTATTCAAGCTGTTGAAAATGGGGGAGGGGCATTTATTATTCCGTATTTGGTCTGTTTTTTATTAATGGGAATTCCCTTATTGTTTATAGAGTGGTCCTCCGGTCGTTATGGCGGTAGGTTTGGAAATCATAGTACTCCGTATATTTTGGATTCTATGGTAAAAGGGAGGGCACTTAAGTATATTGGAGTGTTTGGTATTTTCACCAATTTAGCCATAGTGGCCTATTATTCCTATATAGAGTCGTGGACCATGTCCTACGTTTATCATTCTTTAAAAGGGACTTTTTCTGGGATGTCTCAGGGGGAAGTCGCAGGTTTTTTCAATTCCTATGTAGATGTAACACATAGTACCACTGGTATTCCTTACGAAGCGGTTGTTTTCTTTGTGCTCTGTCTGGCCTTCAATACTTTTATATTATCTAAAGGTATCCGAGGGGTAGAGAAAGTCGCGAAAATTGGTATGCCATTACTGATTCTTTTTGGAATACTTTTAGCAATACGGGGATATACCTTAGGTACTAGCGGGGCATCAGATCTTTTCCCAAATGCCAACGCTTGGGATGGATTAAATTTTTTATGGACACCTCAATATGATTCCTTGCTCAACCCAAAAGTGTGGTTGGCAGCGGCCGGACAAATATTCTTTACCCTATCCGTTGGCCTGGGGACCATTCATTGCTATGCTTCCTATGTTAGGAGTAAGGACGATATAGCCCTCAACTCGGTCACTGCAGGCTTTATGAACGGATTTGTTGAGGTGGTTATTGGAAGTGCTATCGTTATACCGATCGCTGCAGGTTATTTAGGGTTAGATTGGGTGATGAACAATGCAGGATTTGGAATGGCTTTTCAGACCATGCCGTATTTATTTCAACAATGGGGACCTGTCCTCGCGGCGGTTGCAGGAGTTATGTGGTTTGGATTATTGTTCTTTTCCGGAATTACCAGTTCCTTGGCAATGGGGACTCCTTGGCTGGGCTTTATGAGAGACGAATTTGGATGGAGCAATACAAAAGGGGCGTGGTCTTTTGGAGTAATGGCACTGATACTGGGTTTGCCGACGGTCTTTTTTTATCAGGAAGGAGTATTTGATGATTATGATTATTGGGCCGGGACCGTGAGTTTGGTGTTCTTTGCATTTTTTGAAGTTATTTTGTACTCCTGGGTATTTGGGATCGATAAGGGTTGGCGTGAAATTAACCTAGGTGCCGATATTAAAGTGCCAACCATCTATAAATACGTTATCAAGTATGTCACACCCCTGTTGTTGGGGTGGGTCTTCTTTGCTAGTATTCCAAGCATGTTCGATAAATTAACCCATCAGGATACCTTCAATAGATCTTCCTTTGCCGATGTTTATTATGCAGAGAATTTTGACAGGACTGGAACTGCAATTGGTACCGTGGAGGAAGTTGGTGCTCGCTATATTAAATTTTCCTTTGAAAACACTCGAAAAAGGTTCGATAAGGATAGTAATATGGCATTGTACGAAGAATTTATCGACGCTAAAGAGTATGCCTTTTCCGAGGACCAAAAAGCAACAGTTGTTGTAGGGGATCAAATTAAACCTGGTGATGTTATTGCTGAGGGCAATTTTATAAATAATGTCTTTTATAAAAATATTGGTAGGTCAATTTTGGTCTGCTTGTTTTTATTTATTTCATTATTAGTATATTTAGCCTATAATAAAAGATTAAAAGAAGGGAGGGCTACATTATGA
- a CDS encoding multidrug efflux SMR transporter, producing the protein MNWILLILGGLFETGFAISLGKAQQTTGKEMWLWLVAFAICVCISMYLLFKAMGGERAIPVGTAYAVWGAIGAIGTIIAGILLFKEPATFWRLFFLSTLVISVIGLQVVSSNA; encoded by the coding sequence ATTAATTGGATACTATTGATCCTTGGTGGATTGTTTGAGACCGGGTTTGCTATAAGTTTAGGGAAGGCGCAACAGACAACGGGCAAGGAGATGTGGCTGTGGTTGGTGGCCTTTGCCATTTGCGTGTGTATTAGTATGTATCTTCTTTTTAAGGCTATGGGGGGTGAAAGAGCTATTCCTGTAGGTACCGCTTATGCTGTCTGGGGTGCTATTGGGGCAATTGGAACCATCATTGCCGGTATCCTCCTATTTAAAGAACCAGCTACTTTTTGGCGGCTATTCTTTCTCTCTACGCTTGTTATTTCAGTAATCGGGTTGCAGGTAGTTAGTAGTAATGCTTAA
- the rpsU gene encoding 30S ribosomal protein S21, which produces MLIIPIKEGENIDRALKRFKRKFDKTGTMRQLRKRQQFTKPSVLNRAQRQKAQYIQGLRDQEEI; this is translated from the coding sequence ATGTTAATTATACCAATAAAAGAAGGAGAGAATATAGATAGAGCTTTAAAGCGTTTTAAGCGAAAGTTCGATAAAACAGGTACAATGCGTCAGTTGAGAAAACGTCAGCAGTTTACTAAGCCGTCTGTGTTGAATAGAGCACAAAGACAGAAAGCTCAGTATATTCAAGGTTTAAGAGATCAAGAAGAAATCTAG
- a CDS encoding DUF2851 family protein, with protein MREDLLHYIWKYRKLQVSNVYTSTNEPIRIMEVGAHNLLAGPDFFNAKIVIGEQLWAGTVEIHVKSSDWYAHHHEQDPNYNNVILHVVWEDDVNVYRKDNTIIPTLVLKNYISQEVLDTYLELFQQNGGKFINCGHAIENVSQLIWRNWLERLYFERLENKWLLVSHLLLESKNDWEKVFFIMLAKGFGLKINGDAFYEIAKQCDFSMIRKIQNDTLRLESAFFGLAGFLSQDIQGDDYYNSLKKEFEFLSTKFLISESQVQKPQFFRLRPSNFPTIRLSQLANLYFVQRNIFSKILAAKSIEELYRLFAVSASPYWDRHYTFGKESGSSPKKLSKKFMDLLIINTVLPIKIGYSKHFGEDIGEEIIQIMSGVKAENNSVISNFKSLKVSFPSALESQAVLQLYNDYCVKNKCLQCVVGHGLLNGKA; from the coding sequence ATGCGGGAAGATCTTTTGCATTATATCTGGAAGTACCGAAAATTGCAGGTTAGTAATGTCTACACCTCTACCAATGAGCCTATTCGGATTATGGAGGTAGGTGCCCATAATTTATTGGCAGGTCCAGATTTTTTTAATGCCAAAATTGTTATTGGAGAACAACTATGGGCAGGGACGGTGGAAATTCATGTAAAATCCTCCGATTGGTATGCTCATCATCACGAACAAGATCCCAATTATAACAATGTAATTCTTCACGTTGTTTGGGAGGACGATGTAAATGTATATAGAAAAGACAATACTATTATCCCCACCCTAGTCTTGAAAAATTACATTTCTCAAGAAGTTCTGGATACTTATCTTGAATTATTCCAGCAGAATGGAGGCAAGTTTATCAATTGCGGTCACGCCATTGAAAATGTATCCCAATTGATTTGGAGGAATTGGTTAGAGCGACTCTATTTTGAGCGTCTGGAAAACAAGTGGCTATTGGTTTCCCATCTTCTGTTAGAATCCAAGAACGACTGGGAGAAGGTGTTTTTCATAATGTTGGCGAAGGGTTTTGGGCTAAAGATCAATGGTGATGCTTTTTACGAAATTGCAAAACAGTGCGATTTTTCCATGATACGCAAAATTCAAAACGATACCCTGCGTCTGGAAAGTGCATTTTTTGGATTAGCAGGATTTTTGTCCCAAGATATTCAGGGAGATGACTACTATAATAGTCTGAAAAAGGAATTCGAGTTTTTAAGTACCAAATTCCTTATTTCGGAAAGTCAGGTGCAAAAACCTCAATTCTTTCGGTTAAGGCCTTCCAATTTCCCCACCATTAGACTGTCCCAATTGGCCAATTTGTATTTCGTTCAAAGAAATATTTTCAGCAAGATCTTGGCGGCAAAATCTATAGAGGAACTATACCGATTATTTGCGGTCTCGGCTAGTCCTTATTGGGATCGGCATTACACCTTTGGAAAGGAGTCTGGTTCCAGTCCTAAAAAACTGAGTAAAAAATTTATGGATCTACTGATAATAAATACCGTTTTGCCGATTAAAATAGGGTATTCAAAGCATTTTGGAGAAGATATTGGCGAGGAAATTATACAGATTATGTCCGGGGTCAAGGCAGAGAATAATAGTGTAATATCCAATTTTAAAAGCCTTAAGGTTTCCTTCCCTTCTGCTTTGGAAAGTCAGGCTGTGTTACAGCTGTACAATGATTACTGTGTAAAAAATAAATGCCTGCAATGTGTGGTAGGACATGGATTATTGAATGGAAAAGCCTAA
- a CDS encoding PspC domain-containing protein, with protein sequence MNIFYRLLYYFQKRGFEVCRRIAERLGIRTRVVRTSFIYLTFVTLGFGFALYLFMAFWLRIKDLVYTKRTSVFDL encoded by the coding sequence ATGAATATTTTTTATAGATTACTTTACTATTTTCAGAAACGGGGCTTTGAAGTATGCAGGCGTATTGCAGAACGTCTAGGGATTAGGACGAGGGTGGTAAGGACTTCTTTTATCTACCTCACTTTTGTAACCCTCGGTTTTGGATTTGCCCTTTACCTATTTATGGCCTTTTGGCTTAGAATAAAGGATCTGGTATATACAAAAAGAACTTCTGTTTTTGACCTTTAA
- a CDS encoding acyl-CoA dehydrogenase family protein — MSFDYSETQKMVATSAMEFAEQYIRPFVMEWDEAQTFPVEVFKKAGEMGFMGVLVPVELGGSGLGYHEYISIIEEISKVDPSIGLSVAAHNSLCTNHILTFGSEEQKQRWIPKLATAEWIGAWGLTEHNTGSDAGGMNTTAVKEGDSWVISGAKNFITHGKSGDIAVVIVRTGEKGDSRGMTAFVIEKGTVGFSSGKKENKLGMRASETAELIFDNCKIPDANRLGEVGEGFVQSMKILDGGRISIGALSLGIAKGAYEAALKYSKERVQFGKPISQFQGISFKLADMATEIEAAELLLHKSAFLKNEGRNVTKLGAMAKMFASEVCVRAANEAVQIHGGYGYTKDYPVEKFYRDSKLCTIGEGTTEIQKIVIARNILK; from the coding sequence ATGAGTTTTGATTATTCGGAAACACAAAAAATGGTGGCTACCTCTGCAATGGAGTTCGCTGAACAGTACATACGACCTTTTGTAATGGAATGGGACGAGGCGCAAACCTTCCCGGTAGAAGTTTTCAAAAAGGCTGGGGAGATGGGCTTTATGGGTGTGTTGGTTCCAGTAGAGTTGGGGGGCTCTGGCTTAGGTTATCATGAATATATAAGTATTATTGAGGAGATCTCTAAAGTTGATCCTTCCATTGGTCTTTCAGTTGCCGCACATAATTCTTTGTGCACTAATCATATTCTAACCTTTGGAAGCGAAGAGCAAAAACAAAGATGGATTCCTAAATTAGCTACTGCTGAATGGATCGGTGCTTGGGGTTTAACCGAGCATAATACGGGTTCTGATGCGGGTGGAATGAATACTACAGCGGTAAAAGAAGGAGATTCTTGGGTGATTAGCGGAGCCAAGAATTTTATTACCCACGGAAAAAGTGGGGATATAGCAGTGGTTATAGTGAGAACTGGTGAAAAAGGGGATAGCCGTGGAATGACCGCCTTTGTTATTGAAAAAGGCACGGTGGGATTTTCTAGCGGTAAAAAGGAAAATAAATTGGGGATGCGGGCAAGTGAAACGGCCGAATTGATCTTTGATAATTGTAAAATTCCAGATGCCAATAGATTGGGAGAGGTAGGAGAGGGATTTGTTCAGTCTATGAAAATATTGGATGGTGGAAGAATTTCGATCGGGGCATTGTCACTTGGTATCGCCAAAGGGGCTTATGAGGCTGCCTTAAAATATTCTAAGGAAAGGGTTCAGTTTGGAAAACCAATCAGTCAATTTCAAGGAATTTCCTTTAAATTGGCAGATATGGCAACGGAAATTGAAGCTGCAGAGTTGTTGCTTCATAAATCAGCATTTCTTAAAAATGAGGGTCGTAATGTTACTAAATTGGGAGCTATGGCAAAAATGTTTGCTTCTGAAGTCTGTGTAAGAGCTGCGAATGAAGCAGTCCAAATTCACGGTGGATATGGGTATACCAAAGATTATCCAGTGGAAAAATTTTACCGAGATTCCAAGCTGTGTACTATTGGAGAAGGTACTACCGAGATCCAAAAGATTGTAATCGCAAGAAATATTTTAAAGTAA